One part of the Streptomyces lienomycini genome encodes these proteins:
- a CDS encoding citrate synthase/methylcitrate synthase yields the protein MSVNRTAAVPTLVEVPRGLAGVVVADTEVGDVRGLEGFYHYRQYSAVELAQSRGFEDVWHLLVHGELPDARHGAAFAAETAAMRRLPAAVRAALPGIAAAGGRSGPLAGMRTGLSLLGASLGFGPVYDLSADQRRRDTLVAAAAVPTLLTALHRLGRGLEPVEPREDLSYAANYLYMLTGEEPDEGRTRAIEQYLISTIDHGFNASTFTARVIASTGADVAACLTGAVSALSGSLHGGAPSRALDTLDAIGTPDRIDGWIRERVLAGERIMGFGHAVYRTEDPRSRMLREVARRFGGSRVEFAVEVERQVEAILAELKPDRELHTNVEFYAGVVMELCGLPREMFTPTFAAARVVGWSANILEQAHDSKIIRPAARYVGPGAPVGVPEVA from the coding sequence ATGTCCGTCAACAGAACCGCGGCTGTCCCGACACTCGTCGAGGTACCGCGCGGGCTCGCCGGTGTCGTGGTGGCCGACACCGAGGTCGGCGACGTGCGGGGGCTCGAGGGCTTCTACCACTACCGTCAGTACTCGGCCGTCGAACTCGCACAGAGCCGCGGGTTCGAGGACGTCTGGCATCTCCTGGTCCACGGGGAACTCCCCGACGCCCGACACGGGGCCGCCTTCGCCGCCGAGACCGCGGCCATGCGGCGGCTGCCCGCCGCGGTGCGCGCGGCACTGCCCGGCATCGCTGCGGCCGGCGGTCGCTCCGGCCCACTCGCCGGGATGCGCACGGGGCTGTCCCTGCTGGGCGCGTCCCTGGGCTTCGGGCCCGTGTACGACCTGTCGGCCGACCAGCGCCGGCGGGACACCCTGGTGGCCGCCGCGGCCGTACCCACGCTGCTCACCGCGCTGCACCGGCTGGGCCGGGGACTCGAGCCCGTGGAGCCCCGCGAGGACCTGTCGTACGCGGCGAACTACCTCTACATGCTGACCGGCGAGGAGCCGGACGAGGGGCGCACGCGGGCGATCGAGCAGTACCTGATCTCCACCATCGACCACGGGTTCAACGCGTCCACCTTCACCGCGCGGGTCATCGCGTCGACGGGTGCGGACGTCGCGGCCTGCCTGACCGGTGCCGTGTCGGCGTTGTCCGGCTCGCTGCACGGCGGGGCGCCCAGCCGGGCGCTGGACACCCTGGACGCGATCGGCACGCCGGATCGCATCGACGGGTGGATCCGTGAACGGGTCCTCGCCGGTGAGCGCATCATGGGCTTCGGTCACGCGGTCTACCGCACGGAGGACCCGCGTTCCCGGATGCTCCGTGAGGTGGCACGGCGGTTCGGCGGCTCGCGCGTGGAGTTCGCCGTCGAGGTGGAGCGACAGGTCGAGGCGATCCTCGCGGAGCTGAAACCGGATCGTGAGCTGCACACCAACGTCGAGTTCTACGCGGGCGTGGTCATGGAACTGTGCGGTCTGCCCCGCGAGATGTTCACACCCACGTTCGCGGCGGCACGGGTGGTGGGCTGGAGCGCGAACATCCTGGAACAGGCCCACGACTCGAAGATCATCCGCCCGGCCGCCCGGTACGTGGGGCCGGGTGCGCCGGTCGGGGTGCCGGAGGTGGCCTGA
- a CDS encoding histidine kinase produces MRENVWTRWPSREALLHEGVSRPRRLLAWAVRLVVCGMLLWGAFTSGSLDGPGAVAAAFGLPAAVSVAWGFFRTTLEHRLWPSLGLVAVMLAIGAVAQPAGFRAPALVIWCGCAVVALERLPLAAALPVTSAALASYAVTSDDAWPATGATSAGLALAGYVLRLDAEARGSSQRLLAQERAARAAEAESAALAERARIAREIHDVLAHSLSAQLVHLEAARLLIERDADRQQILDRVVAARGMARDGLAETRQALSALRGELTPLEDFLGQLVDTAEGGAEITITGDRRPLPAEASQAVRRVAQEALTNARRHAPGARVRVRLEYSVHQVILDVRDSGGPPDETTGTGAGYGLLGMRERAELLGGSLRAGPGEEGFVVTLKVPV; encoded by the coding sequence GTGAGGGAGAACGTCTGGACGAGGTGGCCCTCCAGGGAGGCGCTCCTGCACGAGGGGGTTTCCCGTCCCCGGCGCCTGCTCGCCTGGGCGGTGCGCCTGGTGGTGTGCGGGATGTTGCTGTGGGGCGCGTTCACCAGCGGCTCTCTGGACGGGCCGGGGGCGGTCGCCGCTGCCTTCGGTCTGCCGGCGGCCGTGAGCGTGGCGTGGGGCTTCTTCCGGACCACGCTCGAGCACCGGCTGTGGCCCTCCCTGGGGCTGGTCGCCGTCATGCTTGCCATCGGGGCCGTCGCGCAGCCCGCCGGCTTCCGTGCCCCCGCGCTGGTCATCTGGTGCGGCTGCGCCGTCGTGGCCCTGGAGCGGCTGCCCCTCGCGGCCGCGCTGCCCGTGACCTCGGCGGCCCTGGCCTCCTACGCCGTGACCAGTGACGACGCGTGGCCGGCCACGGGGGCGACGTCGGCCGGGCTGGCGCTCGCCGGGTACGTCCTGCGGCTCGACGCCGAAGCACGGGGCAGCTCGCAACGGCTGCTGGCCCAGGAGCGGGCGGCCCGAGCGGCCGAGGCGGAGTCCGCGGCACTCGCGGAACGGGCTCGCATCGCCCGGGAGATCCATGACGTACTGGCACACAGTCTCTCGGCGCAGTTGGTGCACCTGGAGGCGGCCCGGCTGCTGATCGAGCGGGACGCCGACCGGCAGCAGATCCTCGACCGGGTGGTGGCGGCCCGGGGAATGGCCCGCGACGGACTCGCCGAGACCAGGCAGGCGCTGTCCGCGCTGCGAGGGGAGCTGACGCCGCTGGAGGACTTCCTGGGTCAACTCGTCGACACGGCCGAGGGCGGAGCCGAGATCACCATTACGGGGGACCGCCGACCACTGCCTGCCGAGGCGTCGCAGGCCGTGCGCAGAGTGGCCCAGGAGGCGCTGACGAACGCCCGCAGACACGCCCCGGGCGCGAGAGTACGGGTGCGCCTGGAATACAGCGTCCACCAAGTGATCCTGGACGTGCGGGACTCGGGAGGCCCGCCGGACGAGACCACCGGCACCGGAGCTGGGTACGGTCTGCTGGGCATGCGGGAGCGTGCCGAGTTGCTGGGCGGCTCGCTGCGGGCAGGCCCGGGCGAGGAGGGGTTCGTGGTGACGTTGAAGGTGCCTGTATGA
- a CDS encoding ATP-binding protein has protein sequence MSSTPSARRLRLGLPRRVFSQVLLMQLAIAAGVAVLATGLFLAPLGDQLDDQAMRRALAIAQTTAQQPQIVRDLRTTRPTSNGPVQREAERVREATKAEYVVVMDHKGVRWSHTDPRRIGDVVSTDPGQALAGREVMEIDNGTLGRSARGKVPLRDEDGQIVGAVSVGIAYDSVRARLIHAIPGLFAYAGGALAVGALASWIISRRVQRQTRDLAFSDIAGLLAEREAMLHGIREGVVALDRGGRVRLLNDEAQRLLGIGGEAVGRSPDEALGAGRTADVLAGRVTGTDLLTVRGQRVLVANRMPTDDGGAVATLRDRTELEQLGRELDSTRGLIDALRAQDHEHANRMHTLLGLLELEMYDDAVEFVGEVVGDHRVTAEQITERIQDPLLAALLVGKATVAAERGVALWVSDRTRLPDRLVDPRGLVTIVGNLVDNALDAAAGTPHARVEVELRARGRAATLTVRDTGPGVPADHRELVFTAGWSTKEPPAHRRRGIGLSLVRRLAERQGGSATVGEAYGGGAEFVVVLPEALAETDPEPAPTTPVTTPAEKESR, from the coding sequence ATGAGCTCGACTCCCTCCGCACGCCGACTGCGCCTGGGCCTGCCGCGGCGGGTGTTCTCGCAGGTGCTGCTGATGCAGCTGGCGATCGCCGCGGGCGTCGCCGTGCTCGCGACCGGGCTGTTCCTGGCGCCGCTCGGCGACCAGCTGGACGACCAGGCGATGCGCCGGGCGCTGGCGATCGCGCAGACCACCGCGCAGCAGCCGCAGATCGTGCGGGACCTGCGGACCACCCGGCCGACGTCGAACGGACCGGTGCAGCGGGAGGCGGAGCGGGTCCGCGAGGCCACCAAGGCGGAGTACGTCGTCGTGATGGACCACAAGGGCGTGCGCTGGTCGCACACCGACCCGCGGCGGATCGGCGACGTCGTCTCCACCGACCCGGGGCAGGCCCTGGCCGGGCGCGAGGTCATGGAGATCGACAACGGCACCCTCGGCCGCTCCGCCCGCGGGAAGGTGCCCCTGCGCGACGAAGACGGCCAGATCGTCGGAGCGGTCTCGGTGGGCATCGCCTACGACAGCGTCCGGGCGCGGCTGATCCACGCCATTCCCGGCCTGTTCGCCTACGCCGGCGGCGCGCTGGCCGTCGGCGCCCTGGCGTCCTGGATCATCTCGCGCCGGGTGCAGCGGCAGACCAGGGACCTGGCCTTCTCGGACATCGCGGGGCTGCTGGCGGAACGCGAGGCCATGCTGCACGGCATCCGGGAGGGTGTCGTCGCCCTCGACCGCGGCGGGCGGGTGCGGCTGCTCAACGACGAGGCGCAGCGCCTGCTGGGCATCGGGGGCGAGGCCGTCGGCCGCTCCCCCGACGAGGCGCTCGGCGCGGGGCGCACGGCCGACGTCCTGGCCGGCCGGGTGACCGGCACCGACCTGCTGACCGTGCGCGGCCAGCGGGTCCTGGTGGCCAACCGGATGCCGACCGACGACGGCGGGGCCGTCGCCACGCTGCGCGACCGCACCGAGCTGGAGCAGCTCGGCCGGGAGCTGGACTCCACCCGCGGCCTGATCGACGCGCTGCGCGCCCAGGACCACGAGCACGCCAACCGCATGCACACCCTGCTGGGGCTGCTGGAACTCGAGATGTACGACGATGCCGTGGAGTTCGTCGGCGAGGTGGTCGGTGACCACCGGGTCACCGCGGAACAGATCACCGAGAGGATCCAGGACCCCCTCCTCGCCGCCCTCCTGGTCGGCAAGGCGACGGTCGCCGCCGAGCGCGGGGTCGCGCTGTGGGTGTCGGACCGGACGCGGCTGCCGGACCGCCTGGTCGATCCCCGGGGACTCGTGACGATCGTCGGCAACCTGGTCGACAACGCGCTCGACGCCGCCGCGGGAACACCGCACGCGCGCGTGGAGGTCGAACTGCGTGCGCGCGGACGCGCCGCCACGCTCACGGTGCGCGACACGGGACCCGGTGTTCCGGCGGATCACCGTGAGCTGGTGTTCACGGCGGGCTGGTCCACCAAGGAGCCGCCCGCACACCGCCGGCGCGGCATCGGGCTCTCGCTCGTACGGCGCCTGGCCGAGCGGCAGGGCGGCAGCGCGACCGTCGGCGAGGCGTACGGCGGTGGCGCGGAGTTCGTCGTCGTCCTGCCCGAGGCACTGGCCGAAACGGACCCGGAACCCGCCCCCACCACCCCTGTGACCACCCCCGCCGAGAAGGAGTCCCGATGA
- a CDS encoding solute symporter family protein, whose protein sequence is MTGDHQTLALLLFSTFVAVTLGITTWVGRHRRGSAEEFYAGGRLFSPMENGFAIAGDYMSAASFLGISGLIALYGYDGMLYSVGFLVAWLVVLFLVAELVRNCGRFTLADVVAARMRERPVRIASGTSSVTVSVLYLVAQMVGAGSLVALLLGGTSEAARTWTVIGVGALMVIYVSLGGMRATTWIQIVKAVLLLGGTVALTTLVLVRFHGDVDHLLRSAAERSGHGEAFLAPGLAYGGDWVSRLDFISLGLALVLGTAGLPHILSRFYTVPTARAARRSVVWSIGLIGGFYLMTIVLGFGAAAVVGPDAVRASNAAGNTAVPLLALDLGGGAQSTGGTVLFAVVAAVAFATILAVVAGITLASSASVAHDLYASLRRRGSKPRSEVAVARVAAVGIGAVAIGLGLLARDLNVAFLVGLAFAVAASANLPVLLYSLFWRGFTTRGAVWAVYGGLVPSVVLVLLSPVVSGGPQSLFPGVDFQYFPLQNPGLVSVPLGFVAGWLGTVTSAEVPDEAKHAETEVRSLTGAGAV, encoded by the coding sequence GTGACCGGTGACCATCAGACGTTGGCCCTGCTGCTGTTCAGCACGTTCGTCGCCGTCACGCTCGGGATCACCACGTGGGTGGGCCGCCACCGGCGTGGTTCGGCGGAGGAGTTCTACGCGGGCGGCCGTCTCTTCTCCCCGATGGAGAATGGTTTTGCCATCGCCGGCGACTACATGTCGGCCGCGTCCTTCCTCGGCATCTCGGGGCTCATCGCGCTCTACGGCTACGACGGCATGCTGTACTCCGTTGGGTTCCTGGTGGCCTGGCTCGTCGTCCTGTTCCTCGTCGCCGAACTGGTCCGCAACTGCGGTCGGTTCACCCTCGCCGACGTGGTGGCCGCCCGGATGAGGGAGCGGCCGGTGCGCATCGCCTCGGGAACCTCCTCGGTCACCGTCTCCGTCCTGTACCTGGTGGCGCAGATGGTGGGCGCGGGCAGTCTCGTCGCGCTGCTGCTGGGAGGGACGTCAGAGGCGGCGCGGACGTGGACCGTCATCGGCGTCGGCGCCCTCATGGTGATCTACGTGTCGCTGGGCGGGATGCGCGCCACCACGTGGATCCAGATCGTGAAGGCGGTGCTGCTGCTCGGCGGCACCGTGGCGCTGACCACGCTCGTCCTGGTGCGCTTCCACGGCGACGTCGACCACTTGCTGCGCTCGGCGGCCGAGCGCAGCGGCCACGGCGAGGCGTTCCTGGCGCCGGGCCTGGCCTACGGCGGGGACTGGGTCTCCCGCCTCGACTTCATCAGTCTGGGGCTCGCCCTGGTGCTGGGCACGGCCGGACTCCCGCACATCCTGTCCCGCTTCTACACGGTGCCCACCGCGCGGGCGGCGAGGCGGTCAGTCGTCTGGTCGATCGGCCTCATCGGCGGCTTCTACCTGATGACGATCGTGCTCGGGTTCGGTGCGGCCGCCGTCGTCGGACCGGATGCGGTACGCGCGTCGAACGCCGCCGGGAACACGGCGGTGCCGCTGCTCGCCCTGGACCTCGGCGGCGGCGCGCAGTCCACCGGCGGGACGGTCCTCTTCGCGGTCGTCGCCGCAGTCGCCTTCGCCACCATCCTCGCGGTGGTCGCCGGCATCACCCTGGCCTCCTCGGCGTCCGTGGCCCACGACCTGTACGCGTCCCTGCGGCGCCGCGGCTCCAAGCCCCGCAGCGAGGTCGCCGTGGCGCGGGTCGCCGCCGTCGGCATCGGCGCCGTGGCGATCGGGCTCGGTCTGCTCGCCCGGGACCTCAACGTCGCGTTCCTGGTGGGCCTGGCCTTCGCCGTCGCCGCGTCCGCCAATCTGCCGGTGCTGCTCTACTCGCTGTTCTGGCGGGGCTTCACCACGCGCGGCGCGGTGTGGGCGGTGTACGGCGGACTGGTTCCCTCCGTGGTGCTCGTGCTGCTCTCCCCGGTGGTGTCGGGCGGCCCGCAGTCACTCTTCCCGGGCGTCGACTTCCAGTACTTCCCGCTGCAGAACCCCGGCCTCGTCTCGGTCCCGCTGGGCTTCGTGGCGGGCTGGCTGGGCACGGTCACCTCAGCGGAGGTCCCGGACGAGGCCAAGCACGCGGAGACCGAGGTCCGGTCGCTGACCGGGGCGGGAGCCGTGTAG
- a CDS encoding DUF485 domain-containing protein encodes MQSSNDRPRGAGGGPGSAVDHHATPGRAYVEAPPSARHDHLPHHAPRHDDSRYDDPWYDALASGWGEAAGPGDPEPAPPTTRRDPAGEAPRAAADVYLEVQRSAAFQEVRSRYRGFVVPAVAAFLLWYVAYVVTATTAPALMARPVAGAVNVAMVAGLGQFLTTFLLTWAYARHARLRRDRAALELRWDTQELTRGVRGGAS; translated from the coding sequence ATGCAGTCAAGCAACGATCGGCCCCGCGGCGCCGGGGGCGGTCCGGGAAGCGCGGTCGACCACCACGCCACGCCGGGCAGGGCCTACGTCGAGGCGCCCCCGAGCGCGCGGCACGATCATCTCCCGCACCACGCTCCCCGCCACGACGACTCCCGGTACGACGATCCGTGGTACGACGCGCTCGCCTCCGGCTGGGGCGAGGCGGCCGGTCCCGGAGACCCCGAGCCGGCACCGCCGACGACGCGCCGGGATCCGGCGGGGGAGGCGCCCCGGGCCGCGGCCGACGTGTACCTGGAGGTTCAGCGGAGCGCGGCCTTCCAGGAGGTGCGCAGCCGCTACCGCGGGTTCGTGGTCCCGGCGGTCGCCGCCTTCCTGCTGTGGTACGTCGCCTACGTCGTGACCGCCACGACGGCGCCCGCCCTGATGGCCAGGCCGGTGGCCGGCGCGGTGAACGTGGCGATGGTCGCGGGGCTCGGACAGTTCCTCACCACGTTCCTGCTCACCTGGGCCTACGCGCGGCACGCCCGGCTGCGCAGGGACCGGGCAGCGCTCGAACTGCGCTGGGACACCCAGGAGCTGACACGCGGGGTGCGGGGTGGAGCGTCGTGA
- a CDS encoding citrate synthase codes for MRDQDTGHPADSPDGADSQRGEPRLTTRETAELLGVKPETVYAYVSRGQLGSRRAPGGRGSTFDAGEVRALARRNRRDGGASAPSGQEAAVRTRLTLIESDRFYYRGVDAVDLAARHTYEEVAEWLWTGQLRPGTVFSAPETSVAVARRAADALPEHAGPTDRLRVAATAAAVADPLRFDLSEDAVLGTARILIPTLVAALPPVLRDGHDRDPLSHRLWTRLSGRPADEPALRALDTALCLLVDHDLAASTLAVRVAASARAHAYAAVSAGLGVIEGPLHGAAGGLAHRMLQEVLEVGSAAPVVAEELRAGRRIPGLGHRLYPGEDPRARALFALLEGIPRAAPALAAARDIQATAARHAPLHANVDLALAVLTASSGMAPTAPETIFAVARTAGWIAHALEEYGERPLRMRPIGLYSGPRPPRPLPE; via the coding sequence ATGCGCGATCAAGACACCGGACACCCTGCGGACAGCCCGGACGGTGCGGACAGCCAGCGCGGCGAGCCGCGCCTGACCACCAGGGAGACCGCCGAACTGCTCGGTGTGAAACCCGAGACCGTGTACGCGTACGTCAGCCGCGGTCAGCTCGGCAGCCGGCGCGCGCCCGGCGGCCGGGGCAGCACCTTCGACGCGGGCGAGGTGCGGGCCCTCGCCCGGCGCAACCGACGCGACGGCGGCGCCTCCGCGCCCTCGGGTCAGGAAGCGGCCGTGCGGACCCGCCTCACGCTCATCGAGAGCGACCGGTTCTACTACCGGGGAGTCGACGCGGTCGACCTCGCCGCCCGCCACACCTACGAGGAGGTGGCCGAGTGGCTCTGGACGGGGCAGTTGCGCCCCGGCACCGTCTTCTCCGCCCCCGAAACCTCCGTGGCCGTCGCCCGCCGGGCCGCCGACGCGCTCCCCGAGCACGCCGGCCCCACCGACCGGCTGCGTGTCGCGGCGACCGCCGCCGCGGTCGCGGACCCGCTCCGTTTCGACCTCTCCGAGGACGCCGTACTGGGCACGGCCCGCATCCTCATCCCCACCCTCGTCGCCGCGCTGCCGCCCGTACTGCGCGACGGGCACGACCGGGACCCGCTCTCCCACCGCCTGTGGACGCGGCTCAGCGGTCGGCCCGCCGACGAACCGGCCCTGCGCGCCCTCGACACGGCGCTCTGCCTCCTCGTCGATCACGATCTGGCGGCCTCCACCCTCGCCGTGCGCGTCGCGGCGTCGGCACGGGCGCACGCCTACGCGGCCGTGTCCGCCGGGCTCGGCGTGATCGAGGGCCCCCTGCACGGCGCCGCCGGAGGTCTGGCCCACCGGATGCTGCAGGAGGTGCTCGAAGTGGGCAGCGCGGCTCCGGTGGTCGCGGAGGAGTTGCGGGCGGGCCGGCGCATCCCTGGACTCGGCCACCGCCTCTACCCGGGCGAGGACCCACGCGCGCGTGCCCTGTTCGCACTCCTGGAGGGCATCCCCCGGGCGGCGCCCGCGCTCGCGGCGGCCCGGGACATCCAGGCCACCGCCGCCCGCCACGCCCCCCTGCACGCCAACGTCGACCTGGCACTCGCCGTGCTCACCGCGTCCTCGGGCATGGCTCCCACGGCGCCCGAGACGATCTTCGCCGTGGCCCGTACGGCGGGCTGGATCGCGCACGCGCTGGAGGAGTACGGGGAGCGCCCGCTGCGCATGCGGCCGATCGGTCTGTACTCGGGTCCGAGGCCGCCGCGCCCCCTGCCGGAGTAG
- a CDS encoding sucrase ferredoxin → MSTCSAVSWDLDEPVSGTAPVARTWLLLEQPGPWGARALTSSHLDPVLGRALEAAVKGTGVRVALVRRPGRHADRGTPAARRVFAAHGVPGNVWLHGTTVEDPRRLLDLDFAALGRGDHRTFDSVLDGAPHLGDPLALVCTNGKRDRCCALLGRPLAAELAASGTDGVWEVTHLGGHRFSPTVLVLPHGYVYGRVQAHAVKGILHGAREGRIVVEGCRGNSAWERPGQAAELALRLAVGEEAAQALTVVRTDGAAPRWEVTLAHGDGRRWRVTVVQDASSPPRPESCGASVLGSPARMDITAVRELSMAAALAS, encoded by the coding sequence GTGAGTACGTGCTCAGCCGTCTCCTGGGACCTCGACGAGCCCGTTTCCGGCACCGCACCCGTCGCGAGGACCTGGTTGCTGCTCGAACAGCCCGGCCCGTGGGGCGCCAGGGCGCTCACCTCGAGCCACCTGGACCCCGTGCTGGGGCGTGCCCTGGAGGCGGCGGTGAAGGGTACGGGCGTACGCGTGGCGCTCGTGCGCCGCCCGGGGCGCCATGCGGATCGGGGCACACCCGCCGCGCGAAGGGTGTTCGCGGCGCACGGCGTGCCGGGGAACGTGTGGTTGCACGGCACCACGGTCGAGGATCCCCGCCGGCTTCTCGACCTCGACTTCGCGGCGCTGGGCCGGGGCGACCACCGCACCTTCGACTCGGTGCTCGACGGCGCTCCCCACCTGGGCGACCCGCTAGCCCTCGTCTGCACCAACGGCAAGCGCGACCGCTGCTGCGCACTCCTCGGCAGGCCCCTGGCGGCCGAACTCGCCGCGTCGGGGACCGACGGCGTCTGGGAAGTCACCCACCTGGGCGGACACCGCTTCTCGCCGACCGTCCTCGTACTGCCCCACGGATACGTGTACGGCCGGGTCCAGGCCCACGCCGTCAAGGGGATCCTGCACGGTGCCCGGGAGGGCCGGATCGTCGTCGAGGGCTGCCGCGGGAACTCCGCGTGGGAGCGTCCCGGCCAGGCGGCCGAGCTGGCCCTGCGCCTGGCCGTCGGCGAGGAGGCGGCCCAGGCGCTGACCGTCGTACGCACGGACGGCGCCGCACCGCGCTGGGAAGTGACCCTCGCCCACGGCGACGGCCGGCGCTGGCGCGTCACCGTCGTGCAGGACGCATCGTCACCGCCGCGCCCGGAGAGCTGCGGAGCCTCGGTGCTGGGCTCTCCGGCGCGCATGGACATCACCGCCGTGCGCGAACTGTCGATGGCGGCGGCACTGGCGAGCTGA
- a CDS encoding response regulator, whose amino-acid sequence MIEVLVVDDDTRVARVNAAYVEKVPGFHVAGEAHSALEALRTAERLPRLDLILLDHYLPDRTGLELVQEMRRRGLQTDVIMVTAARDVSTVQAAMRQGALQYLVKPFAFAGLRAKLEAYAGLRRTLDGGGEAEQAEVDRIFGALSAPSEPGLPKGHSPTTAELVRQCLLKADGALSAQEIADRTGVSRQTAQRYLKLLERTGRARLTLKYGDAGRPEHRYEWVTRA is encoded by the coding sequence ATGATCGAGGTCCTGGTCGTGGACGACGACACGCGGGTCGCGCGGGTCAACGCCGCGTACGTCGAGAAGGTGCCGGGTTTCCACGTCGCGGGTGAGGCGCACAGTGCGCTGGAGGCACTGCGCACCGCGGAGCGGCTGCCCCGGCTGGACCTGATCCTGCTGGACCACTACCTGCCGGACCGCACCGGTCTGGAACTCGTCCAGGAGATGCGGCGACGAGGACTCCAGACCGACGTGATCATGGTGACGGCCGCCCGGGACGTGTCGACCGTGCAGGCGGCGATGCGTCAGGGCGCCCTCCAGTACCTGGTGAAACCGTTCGCCTTCGCCGGTCTGCGCGCCAAGCTGGAGGCGTACGCGGGGCTGCGGCGCACCCTCGACGGCGGCGGTGAGGCGGAACAGGCCGAGGTCGACCGGATCTTCGGCGCCCTGTCCGCCCCGTCCGAGCCCGGGCTGCCCAAGGGGCACTCCCCCACCACCGCCGAACTGGTGCGGCAGTGCCTGCTCAAGGCCGACGGCGCGCTCTCCGCCCAGGAGATCGCCGACCGGACCGGGGTGAGCCGCCAGACCGCCCAGCGCTACCTGAAGCTCCTGGAACGCACCGGACGGGCCAGGCTGACGCTCAAGTACGGCGACGCGGGCCGCCCCGAGCACCGCTACGAGTGGGTGACCCGCGCCTGA
- a CDS encoding DUF6082 family protein, producing MVTRKSVTGRFGSAAAGMLVATAGVSLAARQRRLDKIRLEERRTELEQLAIRHKSLQHQQRMHWELLTRAMDDPSLAEVIDTYDKSIPAERRRQFLYANAWYTYLYHTHRAGLLDRDELFRHLREFFQSPVFREYWEASAPMRASLSETSEEAQVGQMVDGLVRDLDEADTDEWWVVGNPPVD from the coding sequence ATGGTCACACGGAAGAGCGTCACGGGGAGGTTCGGCTCCGCCGCGGCTGGAATGCTGGTCGCCACGGCGGGAGTCTCGCTGGCCGCGCGGCAGCGGCGGCTGGACAAGATCCGCCTGGAAGAGCGGCGGACGGAGTTGGAGCAGCTGGCGATCCGGCACAAGTCACTGCAGCATCAGCAGCGCATGCACTGGGAGTTGCTGACCCGGGCCATGGACGACCCCTCGCTCGCGGAGGTCATCGACACCTACGACAAGAGCATCCCGGCCGAGAGGCGTCGCCAGTTCCTCTACGCCAACGCCTGGTACACGTACCTGTACCACACCCATCGGGCGGGGCTGCTGGACCGGGACGAACTCTTCCGTCACCTGCGCGAGTTCTTCCAGAGTCCCGTCTTCCGGGAGTACTGGGAGGCGTCGGCGCCCATGCGCGCGTCCCTGAGCGAGACGTCCGAGGAGGCGCAGGTGGGTCAGATGGTCGACGGGCTCGTGAGGGACCTCGACGAGGCCGACACCGACGAATGGTGGGTGGTGGGCAACCCGCCGGTCGACTGA
- a CDS encoding response regulator transcription factor: MTQEAGDRTARVVVADDQTVVREGIVMLLGLLPGVDVVGAAADGEEAVRLVAELSPDVVLMDLRMPRCDGVEATARIRAEHPATQVVVLTTYVDDASLFPALRAGARGYLTKDAGGDEIVRAVHSVLSGDAGLAPSIQRRLLERLSESEPRRAGPPEPPDGLTTREIEVLVLIAEGFDNQQIASRLHVSTATVKTHINNLFAKTGIKGRAQAVRYAYGKGLVRPPNG, from the coding sequence ATGACGCAGGAGGCGGGGGACAGGACCGCGCGGGTGGTGGTCGCGGACGATCAGACGGTCGTGCGGGAGGGGATCGTGATGCTGCTCGGACTGCTGCCCGGGGTGGACGTCGTGGGCGCCGCCGCCGATGGTGAGGAGGCGGTACGGCTCGTCGCCGAACTCTCCCCGGACGTAGTGCTGATGGACCTGCGCATGCCCCGGTGCGACGGCGTGGAGGCCACCGCCAGGATTCGGGCCGAACACCCCGCGACGCAGGTCGTCGTCCTCACGACCTACGTGGACGACGCGTCACTGTTCCCCGCGCTGAGAGCGGGGGCACGTGGTTATCTCACCAAGGACGCCGGCGGGGACGAGATCGTCCGGGCGGTGCACAGTGTCCTGTCCGGCGACGCGGGACTCGCTCCGAGCATCCAGCGGCGGCTGCTGGAGCGACTGTCCGAGTCCGAGCCGAGGCGAGCGGGCCCGCCCGAGCCACCGGACGGCCTCACCACCCGGGAGATCGAGGTGCTGGTCCTCATCGCCGAAGGGTTCGACAACCAGCAGATCGCGAGCAGACTGCACGTCTCCACGGCGACGGTGAAGACCCACATCAACAACCTGTTCGCCAAGACCGGCATCAAGGGACGTGCTCAAGCGGTGCGTTACGCCTACGGGAAGGGGCTTGTACGGCCACCGAACGGATGA